The DNA sequence CAGGCGTCGCCACGCCCGTCGGCCTTGGCTAATGCTTTCATATTGATCCTCTGTTTGTGCCCTATTCTGGTTGAGGACGACATCCGTTGACATGACTAGTCACCTCCTTAGTCATAGCGAATTCTGGGATCTAGGACCGCATACATTACGTCAACCAACAGGTTCATGAGGACGAAGGTAGAAGCCACCAGCAGCACAGCTCCCTGAACCACGGGAAAGTCCCGGGAAGTAATGGCCTGCACCATTGTCCGTCCAACACCGTTAATGGCGAAGACCGACTCCGTTACTACGGTACCACCCAGGAGACCGCCGAAGTTAATTCCAATCACGGTGGCAACGGGAATGAGGGCATTGCGAAATACATGCTTGCCAATGGTCACCATTTGGCTCAGCCCCTTGGCTCGGGCGGTGCGCACAAAATCCGCACGCATCACTTCGAGCATAGAAGAGCGGGTAATCCGTGCGAGCAAGGCTGCGGTCTGAACTCCCAGGGTGATGGCTGGTAACGTCAATTGTTTGATTCCAGTAACCGTCCACCACTGGCCGTTGTAACCCGCGACGGGAAACCAACGAAGGCGCACGGCGAAAATCAGCATCAGCATCAAACCGAGCCAGAAGTTAGGCAAGGAGATTCCCAAGAGGGCTGTGACCATACTGGCTGAGTCAAAGACCGAACCCTTTTTCACGGCGGCAATGATGCCGCTGGTAAGTCCAATGATCATGGCGACAATCATTGCTGCCACCGCCAAGGCAACGGTGTTGGGAAAGCGTTGGGCCAACATGGCTGATACCGACTCACCGGACTGAACTGACTCTCCCAAATCCCCTCGCAGCGCATTACTAAGGAAGCGCCAGTACTGCACATAGATTGGCTCATTGAGTCCCAGCTTCTCACGAATAGCTGCAATCTCACTGGCCGTTGCCGTTGGGCCTGCCAAAATGAGGGCTGGATCTCCAGGGGCTAGATGCATTACCAGAAACACGATAACTGATATCCCCAGAAGAACCGGCAGCAACATCAAGAGCCGGCGCTGAATGTACCTCAACAATGTCTTCCACTCCTTACGTCAACAGTTCCTAACGGATAAATATATGAATTCATTTTATGTCTGTATATTCTACCACTGTTTGGTGAGCTTGGGAAGGTACGTAACTAGAACTTTACACTTGAAAGGGCCGGAAAGTGTCGAAGTTCGATAAGAAGCAGGTATAACGATGCGAAAAGGGACACCGCGGGGCCGTGGACAGCAAGGGGGAGGCTGTATGTTTATTGTATACAGTATGCATATCCATGCATAAATTGACAAAGTATGCCAGTTCTTGAGCCAGCGAGGAAGGCTTTACTTCGCCAGCAAAGAAGGACAAAGTATTTGCCTTTCGAACAAGAAGGGATAGACAGTAAGTGACAACAACCAAAGAACGTTTCGTGAGGATTTTATTGACAAAGGGTTGGGATGAGGATGTCTACTAGATGTGTTTTGCTAGCCAGCAAGAATCCCGGAAAGATTAGAAACTTCACCATGGCCTTTGCAGAATTGGGCATTGCCTGTCGGCCAGTGGACAGCGTCACTGCCCTAAAGATTGAGGAGCACGCAGTTACTCCCGAAGAAAACGCGTTGCTGAAAGCTAGGGCCCATTGGCAGCCAGGCACTATTGTCCTCGGCGATGATGCCGGTCTTGAGATTGATGCCTTAGGTGGAGAGCCGGGAATACAGGCCCGGCGGTGGAACGGTCGGTTTCCCGATACCGTTGACGATGATACCTGGTTAGATTATTTGTTGAAGCGACTTGAGGGAGTGCCCCTGGAAAAGAGGACGGCAAGATTTGTTTCCGGTTGGGCTTTGATCGGTCCCAATGGAGAATCCGATGTCATGCGCTATGAACAGCCCTTCATAATTGCCGAAAAGAGGATTCGGCCGATGAAGCCTGGTCTGCCAATGACGGCAGTAACCATTGAACAAGTGACCAAAGCGCCCCTTCCCCTCCCCCAAGCCTTGGCGGCCTGGCCCTTCTTGAGAAGGGTACTACAGATTGACCTGGTTGCCACAGGTAATGCATAATTATAGAGGCAGAGTATTTAAATAATTAGAAGAAATAAGACAATTAGGCCCATCCATAGGGAGTTAGAGCCCTACGGATGGGCTTTTATTGTTGGATAAACCTGAAGGGTGTGACAATATAAAAAGCACGAAAGAATGGGAAGAAAAATGAAAATAAAAAAGAGGGAATTGTCAGAGGAGGGAAAACCAAATAGTTAGGGGTTAAAACTTTGTTACTGACGAGCAAATATTTGGTCTCGTTGCGTCGGAAACCCTGAACACAACTGGGGCCAATATGAAGGGGGTGCAGTTCCGTTCGAGGTTAGCTAGTCCTAGCAATGGATGCAAAAGATTCTTGAGAAAAGAGGTGGAGATTGACAATGTTAGCCTTTATCGCCCGTAGGGTACTATACATGATCCCAACGCTGCTCGTGATTTCGCTTATCTGCTTCATCTTGATTCAGTTGCCGCCGGGTGACTACTTGTCAAGTTACATCGCTCAATTGTCGCAAAGTGGTGACGCCGTGGACGCAGCATTGGTTGAAGCCTTAAGAAAACAGTATGGCTTGGATCAACCATGGTACCTGCAATACTGGAAGTGGATTACCGGGGTTTTGCGTGGCAACTTCGGTTATTCCTTTGAGTGGAATCAGCCTGTTTCCAGTCTGATTGGCGAGCGTCTGGCGTTGACTATGGTAGTGTCCATCAGTTCATTGCTCTTTTCCTGGGTGGTGGCGCTGCCCATCGGGATTTTCTCAGCGGTGAGACAGTATTCCGCCTTCGACTATATATTTACCTTCATTGGGTTCTTAGGCTTGTCGGTTCCCGGATTCATGTTGGCCTTAGTATTAATGTATTTTGCCAATCGATACTTTGGCCTAAGCGTCGGTGGACTGTTTTCACCGGAATACGTCGATGCTCCTTGGAATTGGGATAAGGTCGTTGACATGCTCCGGCACCTGATTATTCCGATGATCATCATTGGTATGGCCAGCACTGCCGGGTTGATCCGGACCATGCGTGCTAACTTGCTCGACGAACTACGCAAGCCCTATGTTGAGACAGCTCGGGCCAAGGGTCTGAAAAATTACAAGGTAATTCTCAAATACCCTGTTCGGGTAGCCCTAAACCCCTTTGTCAGTACAATCGGTTTTGTTCTTCCGCAAATTGTATCTGGGTCTACTATCACATCGGTTGTTCTCAGTCTGCCTACCACGGGTCCCTTGCTCTTGCGAGCACTTTTGAGCCAGGACATGTACCTGGCGGGAAGCTTCCTCTTAATGCTGGCAAGTTTGACGGTGATAGGTATGTTACTATCCGACATTCTCTTGGCTTGGCTTGACCCAAGGATTAGATACGACTAAGAACACGTGACTATGAGTTTATTACAGGGGAGTGAATAAGTCATGGCAACAGATCGTCCAGTTGGAAATCCGGCAACGCAACCTAATCCCAATCCTGTGGAAAAGGATACTGCTGTGGTTTCGGCGGAAGAGCGGGTTTTTGTCGCCTCGCAGTGGAGGTTGATGTGGTGGAAGTTCCTGCGTCATAGGGCTGCCGTAGTTGCTGGCGTGGTGGTTATTCTCCTATACATGTGTGCTCTCTTTGGCGACTTTATAATTCCCTTTGATCCTCACCTCCGGA is a window from the Bacillota bacterium genome containing:
- a CDS encoding ABC transporter permease, with product MLAFIARRVLYMIPTLLVISLICFILIQLPPGDYLSSYIAQLSQSGDAVDAALVEALRKQYGLDQPWYLQYWKWITGVLRGNFGYSFEWNQPVSSLIGERLALTMVVSISSLLFSWVVALPIGIFSAVRQYSAFDYIFTFIGFLGLSVPGFMLALVLMYFANRYFGLSVGGLFSPEYVDAPWNWDKVVDMLRHLIIPMIIIGMASTAGLIRTMRANLLDELRKPYVETARAKGLKNYKVILKYPVRVALNPFVSTIGFVLPQIVSGSTITSVVLSLPTTGPLLLRALLSQDMYLAGSFLLMLASLTVIGMLLSDILLAWLDPRIRYD
- a CDS encoding ABC transporter permease; translation: MLRYIQRRLLMLLPVLLGISVIVFLVMHLAPGDPALILAGPTATASEIAAIREKLGLNEPIYVQYWRFLSNALRGDLGESVQSGESVSAMLAQRFPNTVALAVAAMIVAMIIGLTSGIIAAVKKGSVFDSASMVTALLGISLPNFWLGLMLMLIFAVRLRWFPVAGYNGQWWTVTGIKQLTLPAITLGVQTAALLARITRSSMLEVMRADFVRTARAKGLSQMVTIGKHVFRNALIPVATVIGINFGGLLGGTVVTESVFAINGVGRTMVQAITSRDFPVVQGAVLLVASTFVLMNLLVDVMYAVLDPRIRYD
- a CDS encoding non-canonical purine NTP pyrophosphatase, whose protein sequence is MSTRCVLLASKNPGKIRNFTMAFAELGIACRPVDSVTALKIEEHAVTPEENALLKARAHWQPGTIVLGDDAGLEIDALGGEPGIQARRWNGRFPDTVDDDTWLDYLLKRLEGVPLEKRTARFVSGWALIGPNGESDVMRYEQPFIIAEKRIRPMKPGLPMTAVTIEQVTKAPLPLPQALAAWPFLRRVLQIDLVATGNA